The Rhododendron vialii isolate Sample 1 chromosome 6a, ASM3025357v1 genome includes a window with the following:
- the LOC131330297 gene encoding uncharacterized protein LOC131330297, giving the protein MEPNREEALRAKINAEKLFAEKDFTGARNYALKAQMLFPELEGISQMVATFEVYIASEVKVNGETDFYSILGLAPSAGTAKLKKQYKKMAVLLHPDKNKTVGADGAFKLVSDAWTLLSDSYKRSNYDFKRNGQVPSGVVQTNSPSVSHGLDTFWTVCTSCQVQYEYLRKYLNKRLSCKNCRGIFIAVETGTAPMNGSFPYSQWSYMPDNGYGSHAYSGVAYVPTTPVYYTANGDAGFHSGHGSEYVSNVSFQLSSFPGASAGVVDPHKRNTQSASGIYHGNGNSSGGRSVGKHQINYAAADVGSNVVVSYDEPSVRKVRKVRGPYKKRKLDMGSASSYENQELASKANAEVRMVDGNGSTRLNSKVTSPADIPTRRCSAAPAFDARKLLMDRARTEIRQKLEELKVAAAAAAAAAAAAAAAAAASEKNAKACDVIGKIGEKSNRELKKSGLMSITVPDSDFHDFDKDRSEECFKPKQIWALYDEEDGMPRLYCLIREVISVNPFKIHISYLNSKTDSEFGYVNWVDSGFTKSCGNFRAVNSEVVEQVNVFSHHMSREKVGRGGCIRIYPKSGDIWAVYQNWTRDWDRTTPDEVRHQYEMVEVLDDYSEELGVCVTPLVKVDEFKTVYQRNKNKDVIRWIPRREMLRFSHQVPYKLLKGEGINLPEGCWDLDPAATPDELLSAASEVKTEVEMCEAEN; this is encoded by the coding sequence ATGGAACCAAACAGAGAGGAGGCTCTTAGAGCTAAAATAAATGCTGAGAAGCTATTTGCCGAGAAAGACTTCACGGGTGCAAGGAATTATGCTTTAAAGGCTCAAATGCTTTTCCCAGAACTGGAGGGTATATCTCAAATGGTGGCTACATTTGAAGTGTATATTGCTTCTGAGGTTAAGGTTAATGGAGAAACTGATTTCTATTCAATTCTTGGGTTGGCACCGTCAGCAGGGACTGCTAAGTTGAAAAAGCAGTATAAGAAGATGGCTGTGTTGCTCCACCCTGATAAGAACAAAACTGTGGGAGCTGATGGGGCATTCAAGCTCGTGTCAGATGCATGGACTCTGTTGTCTGATAGTTATAAACGTAGCAATTATGATTTCAAGAGAAATGGGCAAGTACCCTCTGGGGTTGTCCAGACAAATTCACCTTCAGTTTCTCATGGACTAGACACTTTCTGGACAGTGTGCACCTCCTGTCAGGTTCAGTACGAGTATCTGCGGAAATACTTGAATAAGAGACTTTCATGTAAGAACTGTCGTGGTATTTTCATTGCCGTGGAAACTGGAACTGCCCCCATGAATGGCTCTTTCCCTTATTCTCAGTGGTCGTACATGCCTGATAATGGGTATGGTAGCCATGCATACAGTGGGGTTGCTTATGTCCCAACTACTCCTGTATATTATACAGCAAACGGGGATGCGGGATTTCATTCTGGGCATGGGTCTGAGTATGTTTCTAATGTGTCATTTCAGTTGAGCTCGTTTCCTGGAGCTTCTGCTGGAGTTGTTGATCCTCATAAGCGAAATACTCAATCTGCCAGTGGTATATATCATGGAAATGGAAACAGTAGTGGAGGAAGATCTGTCGGGAAGCATCAGATAAATTATGCTGCAGCTGACGTGGGTTCCAACGTGGTTGTCAGCTATGATGAACCTTCAGTCCGTAAGGTTCGCAAGGTGAGAGGACCCTATAAGAAAAGGAAGCTTGACATGGGAAGTGCTTCTAGTTATGAGAATCAAGAATTGGCTTCAAAAGCTAATGCAGAAGTGAGAATGGTAGACGGGAATGGAAGTACCAGACTTAACTCTAAGGTAACCAGCCCAGCTGATATCCCAACCAGACGTTGCTCTGCTGCCCCTGCATTTGATGCAAGGAAGTTATTGATGGACAGAGCAAGAACAGAAATTCGCCAAAAACTGGAAGAATTGAAGGTGGCTGCAGCTGCTGCGGCTGCAGCTGCTGCGGCTGCAGCTGCTGCCGCTGCTGCTAGTGAGAAAAATGCGAAGGCATGTGACGTAATTGGTAAAATTGGAGAGAAATCTAACAGAGAGCTGAAGAAAAGTGGGTTAATGTCAATAACAGTCCCAGACTCGGACTTCCACGATTTTGACAAGGATAGGTCAGAGGAGTGCTTCAAGCCCAAACAAATATGGGCTCTATACGATGAAGAAGATGGTATGCCAAGATTGTACTGCCTGATTCGCGAGGTCATTTCAGTCAATCctttcaaaattcatattagTTACCTGAACTCAAAAACTGATAGTGAATTCGGGTATGTGAACTGGGTGGATTCTGGGTTTACCAAATCGTGTGGGAACTTCAGGGCGGTTAATTCCGAAGTTGTTGAACAAGTCAATGTCTTCTCTCATCATATGAGCAGGGAGAAGGTTGGTCGCGGCGGATGCATTAGAATCTACCCTAAAAGTGGGGACATTTGGGCCGTATATCAAAATTGGACACGGGATTGGGACAGAACAACCCCAGATGAGGTGAGGCACCAGTATGAGATGGTGGAAGTTCTTGACGATTACTCTGAAGAGCTTGGAGTCTGTGTCACTCCACTGGTTAAAGTAGATGAATTCAAGACGGTTTATCAGAGGAACAAGAACAAGGATGTGATAAGGTGGATTCCAAGGAGAGAGATGTTGCGATTTTCACACCAGGTGCCATATAAGTTACTCAAAGGCGAAGGCATCAACTTGCCTGAAGGGTGCTGGGATTTGGACCCAGCTGCAACTCCAGATGAGCTTCTTTCGGCTGCAAGTGAAGTGAAGACTGAAGTCGAGATGTGCGAAGCAGAAAACTGA
- the LOC131330301 gene encoding F-box protein SNE yields the protein MVQLVELRKGNKRSEFCINDNMDILIEILKRLDSRSIAAAACVCRMWLSVARSNWLWENLCFRHVSPPPPPGVRPVVEALGGYRKLYTACLRPVLTRLSRRKRLRSGSGAGGDAEAARRVWRRHEVELSISLFCVDYYERLGGSGGGGRAGGASASSLMFLCEPVNV from the coding sequence ATGGTGCAACTAGTAGAACTTAGAAAAGGGAACAAGAGGTCCGAGTTCTGCATCAACGACAACATGGACATCCTCATAGAGATACTCAAGCGGCTTGACAGCCGGTCGATAGCCGCGGCGGCATGCGTCTGCCGCATGTGGCTATCCGTAGCCCGGAGCAACTGGCTCTGGGAGAACCTCTGCTTCCGCCACGTGTCTCCGCCGCCGCCCCCCGGCGTGAGGCCGGTGGTGGAGGCCTTGGGCGGGTACCGCAAGCTCTACACCGCGTGCCTGCGGCCGGTGCTGACCCGGCTCTCGCGGAGGAAGAGGCTCCGGTCGGGCAGCGGCGCCGGTGGTGATGCGGAGGCGGCGAGGAGGGTGTGGAGGCGGCACGAGGTGGAGCTCTCGATTTCGCTGTTTTGCGTTGACTATTACGAGAGGTTGGGCggcagcggtggtggtggtagggcCGGTGGCGCGTCCGCATCGTCTCTCATGTTCCTGTGTGAGCCTGTGAACGTTTGA
- the LOC131330299 gene encoding protein FAR1-RELATED SEQUENCE 5-like: MSGKRPKTIFTDQDAAMAKAIPLVMPETYHQICTWHMRQNAMKHLGYLYKEEDSEFAEYLHAFINDILEEDEFLSAWDAMVSKYDLEGNNWIQLTFQVREKWAKAYVKSTFCDGSKTTQLSESLNADIRHYLKSDLDLAQFFKHFEREVDNKRYNELKAEYNLRQKLPRKKMNTPMLTQAGEVYTSKVFEKFQAEYEVYQAAYMEDRINEGLPTSEYTVAILGQPKTYKVLGNRLEQIVSYSCCKFEAVGILCSHALKVLDVMDIKLIPERYILKRWTRDAKAGIMKDFKGREVEGDNKLKDTNRYRMLCPELVKLESRAAECEEASALVASYMNEMFENVEDILKNKRDMDESTNEGQDSPHEAPLENFVAVQPKGLKKKQAPRRGNKRPKSWTEKQGKKKKGGSAEVVPNEESFLGPAMAREVVQGHDITAIHTQKLVGCSNQNLSSMHTRVTSYKSTSCPSNATINDSIPPKMHGHGHIGSISSLVTTTQISNPPFYSISGTFLTQTSTFMIKCMSLFRCC; encoded by the exons ATGTCCGGTAAAAGGCCGAAGACCATTTTTACTGATCAAGATGCCGCTATGGCAAAAGCCATCCCATTGGTAATGCCAGAAACATATCATCAAATTTGCACGTGGCATATGAGGCAGAATGCAATGAAACATCTTGGATATTTGTATAAAGAAGAAGACTCTGAGTTTGCAGAATATCTTCATGCATTCATCAATGATATATTGGAAGAGGATGAATTCCTATCTGCTTGGGATGCCATGGTCTCTAAGTATGATCTTGAAGGTAATAATTGGATACAACTTACTTTTCAAGTAAGAGAGAAATGGGCCAAAGCTTATGTCAAAAGTACTTTTTGTGATGGTAGTAAAACTACACAGCTAAGTGAAAGTTTGAATGCTGACATAAGGCATTACTTGAAATCAGACCTCGACTTAGCTcaatttttcaaacattttgaaaGAGAGGTCGACAACAAGCGGTACAATGAATTGAAAGCTGAGTATAACTTAAGGCAAAAGCTACCTCGCAAAAAGATGAACACACCGATGTTAACACAGGCTGGGGAAGTGTACACATCAAAAGTATTTGAGAAATTTCAGGCTGAGTATGAAGTGTACCAAGCAGCTTATATGGAGGACCGTATCAATGAAGGTTTGCCAACAAGTGAATACACCGTTGCGATACTTGGTCAACCTAAAACTTACAAAGTCTTAGGCAACCGTTTAGAACAAATTGTTTCCTACAGTTGTTGTAAATTTGAGGCAGTTGGAATATTGTGCAGCCATGCTCTAAAGGTTTTGGATGTGATGGATATTAAGCTCATACCGGAAAGATATATTCTAAAGAGATGGACACGAGATGCGAAGGCTGGAATCATGAAGGACTTTAAAGGACGTGAGGTTGAAGGTGACAATAAATTGAAGGATACCAATAGATATAGAATGTTATGCCCTGAATTGGTAAAACTTGAATCCCGAGCGGCAGAATGTGAAGAGGCATCTGCCTTGGTAGCTAGCTATATGAATGAGATGTTTGAAAATGTTGAAGATATCTTAAAGAACAAACGAGATATGGATGAGTCTACTAATGAAGGACAAGACTCTCCACATGAAGCTCCTTTGGAAAATTTTGTTGCCGTTCAGCCAAAAGGACTTAAGAAAAAACAGGCTCCTCGCAGGGGaaacaaaagaccaaaaagtTGGACTGAGAaacaagggaagaaaaaaaagggtggATCAGCAGAAGTTGTTCCAAATGAGGAGTCATTTCTTGGTCCTGCAATGGCAAGAGAGGTGGTTCAG GGCCATGATATAACAGCTATCCATACGCAAAAGCTGGTCGGATGCTCCAATCAAAATCTATCGTCGATGCATACAAG GGTTACAAGTTACAAGTCAACTTCTTGCCCATCCAATGCAACTATCAATGACTCCATACCTCCAAAAATGCATGGACATGGGCATATTGGAAGTATTTCCTCTCTAGTCACTACCACTCAAATTTCTAATCCACCATTTTATTCTATCTCAGGTACTTTTCTAACTCAAACTTCTACATTTATGATTAAATGCATGTCTTTATTTCGGTGTTGCTAA
- the LOC131328682 gene encoding protein FAR1-RELATED SEQUENCE 5-like has protein sequence MEHNDSEDRIPHLGLEFNSDDDAFSFYNNYAFTMGFSVRKEFCNRSKKTGEVTSRKYVCCKEGFRAPDQRDYKTKIPRAETRTGCNAHMSIRLDREKAKYVVYSFNATDNHDLQNEETAHMLPSHRNISAAQAYEVDLADDSGIRLKSAHEFMGKQAGGMGNLGYTQQDHKNYLRSKRQTNLEYGEAGAILDYFEKQTLKNPSFYSAVQLDVEEKITNIFWAYAKMIIDYSHFERHYIWCCSSI, from the exons ATGGAGCACAATGACTCTGAGGATCGGATACCACATCTAGGTTTGGAATTCAATTCAGACGATGACGCCTTTTCTTTTTACAACAACTATGCTTTCACTATGGGTTTTAGTGTCCGGAAAGAATTTTGCAATAGGAGCAAAAAAACTGGTGAAGTAACCTCGAGAAAATATGTTTGCTGCAAAGAAGGTTTTCGTGCACCGGACCAAAGAGATTATAAAACTAAAATACCTCGAGCAGAAACGAGGACAGGTTGTAACGCGCACATGAGCATTAGACTTGATAGAGAAAAGGCAAAGTATGTGGTTTACAGTTTTAATGCAACAGATAATCATGAccttcaaaatgaagaaactGCGCACATGTTGCCGTCGCACCGTAACATTTCTGCAGCCCAGGCTTATGAAGTTGATCTTGCTGATGACTCTGGTATTAGGTTGAAATCTGCTCATGAGTTTATGGGGAAACAAGCCGGTGGAATGGGTAATCTCGGTTACACTCAACAGGACCATAAAAATTATCTCCGAAGTAAACGGCAAACCAACTTGGAATACGGGGAAGCTGGAGCTATATTAGACTATTTTGAGAAGCAAACACTGAAAAATCCCTCCTTTTACTCTGCAGTGCAATTAGATGTAGAAGAGAAAATCACCAACATATTTTGGGCATATGCAAAGATGATTATTGATTACAGCCATTTCG AGAGACATTATATTTGGTGCTGCTCTTCTATATGA
- the LOC131330298 gene encoding pentatricopeptide repeat-containing protein At4g26680, mitochondrial-like, translating into MLNSHRLCRPFSSLIDQQKKDSNLVKFKIPGKLGGRNLNPIPLPHRTILDPRGQDLDYVNVAHSHLVHSDWAKLDKLAPNLTQFRVKHILLKIQKDYVLSLEFFNWVETQNPNLHTLDTRSIILHILTKSSKFKSAESILKKILDLGSIHLPSKLFESILNSYRLCDSSPHVFDSLFKTYAHMRKLRNATDTFCQMKDYGFLPTVESCNAYLSALMNLNRADIVLAFYKEMQRSRISPNVYTLNMFVNALCKLGKLEKAVEVFGEMENMGCAPTVASYNTLISGHCNQGLLSAAMKLKNSMEKNGLIPNNITFNTLIHGFCKEGKLHEANKLFSEMCGMGVSPNTVTYNTLIQGYSQIGNVEMGRSLFEEMSRNAVKTDILTYNALILGLCKEGKTKKAAYLVKELDSKKLIPNSSTFSALISGQCTRKNSERAFQLYKSMIRCGCHPNEDTFKMLISTFCMNEDFDGAVQVVREMLERSMSPDSAILSELCHRLRQCGREKLVMELCKDIEARRLMPEGFGESRGILA; encoded by the coding sequence ATGTTGAACTCCCACCGATTATGTCGTCCATTTTCAAGTCTGATTGATCAGCAGAAGAAAGACTCCAACTtggtaaaattcaaaattccagGGAAATTAGGAGGTAGGAATCTGAATCCAATTCCTTTACCCCATAGAACAATTCTTGACCCCAGAGGCCAAGATCTTGATTATGTGAATGTAGCTCACAGCCACCTTGTCCACTCTGATTGGGCTAAGCTTGATAAATTAGCCCCCAATCTGACACAATTCAGAGTGAAGCACATTCTGTTGAAGATTCAAAAGGACTATGTTCTTTCCCTTGAATTCTTCAACTGGGTGGAAACCCAGAACCCTAATTTGCACACCCTCGATACCCGTTCCATAATCCTTCATATCCTCACCAAGAGCAGTAAATTCAAATCCGCGGAATCCATTTTGAAGAAAATCCTAGACTTGGGTTCGATACATCTTCCCTCTAAGCTTTTTGAGTCCATACTTAACTCGTATAGATTATGTGATTCCTCACCTCATGTGTTTGACTCGCTTTTTAAGACGTATGCACATATGAGGAAGTTGAGGAATGCCACCGACACCTTCTGTCAGATGAAGGACTATGGGTTTCTCCCGACTGTAGAGTCTTGCAACGCGTACTTGAGTGCGTTGATGAATCTGAATCGAGCAGATATTGTGTTGGCATTTTACAAGGAGATGCAGAGGTCTCGGATTTCACCAAATGTTTATACTTTGAATATGTTTGTCAATGCTCTTTGTAAATTGGGGAAACTTGAAAAGGCTGTCGAGGTGTTTGGAGAGATGGAAAATATGGGATGTGCCCCCACGGTTGCGTCTTATAATACATTGATTTCTGGACACTGTAATCAAGGCCTTTTGAGTGCAGCTATGAAGCTCAAAAATTCGATGGAGAAGAATGGGTTAATCCCAAATAACATTACTTTTAACACACTCATCCATGGTTTCTGCAAGGAAGGGAAATTACATGAAGCGAACAAACTTTTTAGTGAAATGTGTGGTATGGGTGTTTCTCCTAATACTGTAACTTACAACACATTGATACAGGGTTATAGTCAAATAGGTAATGTTGAAATGGGTAGAAGTCTTTTTGAGGAGATGTCAAGGAATGCAGTGAAGACTGATATCTTGACTTATAATGCATTGATATTGGGACTATGCAAGGAAGGGAAGACAAAGAAGGCTGCATATCTTGTTAAAGAACTTGATAGCAAGAAGTTAATCCCTAACTCCTCAACTTTTTCTGCCCTCATTAGTGGGCAGTGCACAAGGAAGAACTCGGAGCGAGCTTTTCAATTGTACAAAAGCATGATAAGGTGTGGTTGTCATCCAAATGAAGATACTTTTAAGATGTTGATATCCACCTTTTGCATGAATGAGGATTTTGATGGAGCAGTCCAAGTCGTGCGAGAGATGCTGGAAAGATCAATGTCTCCCGATTCTGCTATTTTATCTGAGCTTTGCCATAGACTTCGACAATGTGGTAGAGAAAAACTTGTAATGGAGTTATGCAAAGATATCGAAGCTAGACGACTTATGCCAGAGGGTTTTGGGGAAAGTAGAGGCATCCTAGCCTGA
- the LOC131330300 gene encoding uncharacterized protein LOC131330300 has protein sequence MVGLSIGEKHFIQGGIAQDLRSDGRKRLTYRPISVETGNIPQANGSARVKMGATDVIASVKAELGKPSPFQPDKGKVSIFVDCSPTAAPMFEGRGGDELSAELSAALQRCLLGGKSGAGGGIDLSSLSIVEGKVCWDLYIDGLVVSSDGNLLDALGAAIKAALSNTGIPKVHVAASASSDGQPEVDVSDEEFLQFDTSGVPVVVTLTKVGRHYIVDATSEEESQMSSAISVSINRQGRICGLTKRGGAGLDPSIILDMISVAKHVSEQLMNKLDSEISAAEACEEES, from the exons ATGGTGGGACTATCTATTGGAGAAAAGCATTTTATACAGGGTGGAATCGCTCAAGATCTTCGTTCCGATGGTCGTAAACGACTAACTTACCGTCCCATATCCGTGGAAACTGGAAATATACCACAG GCCAATGGTTCGGCAAGAGTAAAGATGGGTGCGACAGATGTTATTGCTAGTGTGAAG GCTGAACTTGGAAAACCAAGCCCGTTTCAACCTGACAAAGGCAAGGTTTCTATATTTGTGGACTGCAGTCCCACGGCGGCACCAATGTTTGAG GGCAGGGGAGGTGATGAGTTGTCAGCAGAACTCTCGGCAGCTCTTCAGCGATGTCTCTTGGGTGGAAAAAGTGGAGCAG GAGGTGGAATtgatctctcatctctctcaaTTGTGGAAGGAAAGGTTTGTTGGGATCTCTATATTGATGGTCTCGTGGTTAGCTCAGATGGAAACCTTCTAGATGCCTTGGGTGCTGCCATCAAG GCTGCTTTGAGCAATACTGGAATCCCTAAAGTCCATGTTGCTGCCAGTGCCTCTTCTGATGGACAACCAGAGGTTGATGTTAGCGATGAGGAATTTTTACAATTCGACACATCTGGGGTCCCTGTCGTAGTTACATTAACCAAG GTGGGAAGACATTATATTGTGGATGCGACATCAGAAGAGGAATCCCAGATGAGCTCTGCTATCTCTGTTTCTATAAACAGGCAAGGGCGCATATGTGGGCTGACTAAACGAGGCGGTGCAGGCCTGGATCCAAGCATTATTCTTGACATGATATCTGTGGCTAAACATGTAAGTGAGCAGCTGATGAACAAATTGGATTCTGAGATATCTGCTGCCGAAGCTTGTGAAGAGGAATCATGA